Proteins encoded within one genomic window of Candidatus Syntrophocurvum alkaliphilum:
- a CDS encoding 2-oxoacid:acceptor oxidoreductase family protein: MAKERQVLFAGFGGQGVLSMGQFLTHAAMGSGKHVSWVPSYGAEMRGGTANCLVTIAEDEISSPLTDSPAMAVIMNRPSLDKFEPKVKPNGTIVVNSSLVDRKPSRDDLNVLELPVNKLAEEMGNPKSANMILIGAYLQKTGVVNVEDALDYFEDIFKGKKESVIENNKEAFLAGVKYAKENW; encoded by the coding sequence ATGGCTAAGGAAAGACAGGTATTATTTGCTGGTTTCGGAGGGCAAGGCGTTTTATCAATGGGACAATTTTTAACACATGCAGCAATGGGCTCTGGAAAACATGTTTCTTGGGTACCATCATATGGTGCAGAAATGAGAGGCGGTACAGCTAATTGCTTAGTAACTATTGCTGAAGATGAAATTAGTTCACCATTAACCGATAGTCCTGCTATGGCAGTTATTATGAATCGTCCTTCATTAGATAAGTTTGAGCCCAAGGTTAAGCCTAACGGTACTATAGTAGTTAATTCATCATTAGTTGATCGAAAACCTAGTCGTGATGATTTAAATGTATTAGAACTTCCAGTTAACAAACTAGCAGAAGAAATGGGTAATCCTAAATCTGCCAACATGATACTTATAGGAGCATATTTGCAAAAAACTGGTGTTGTAAATGTTGAAGACGCACTAGATTACTTTGAAGATATTTTTAAAGGTAAAAAAGAAAGTGTGATAGAAAATAATAAGGAGGCTTTTTTAGCTGGAGTAAAATATGCCAAAGAAAACTGGTAA
- the larB gene encoding nickel pincer cofactor biosynthesis protein LarB: MNEKKVMDILQKVQSNTITLQEAYDLIKTNPYDDLGFAKIDNYRYITSNYPEVVFCQGKTTDQLVKIFKTLLKNNNSLLGTRIPKDVYDEIKSLIPELMYNETAQIIYKKNQTFKTSGNIAVITAGTADIPVAEEAAVSLEVMGAEVNRVYDVGVAGIHRLFDKLELINQSSVIIVVAGMEGALASVVGGLTPKPVIAVPTSIGYGANFNGLSALLSMLNSCANGVGVVNIDNGYGAAALAFSILRTISHG; the protein is encoded by the coding sequence ATGAATGAGAAAAAGGTAATGGATATATTGCAAAAGGTTCAAAGCAATACAATAACTTTACAGGAAGCCTATGATTTAATTAAAACAAATCCTTATGATGACTTAGGCTTTGCAAAGATAGATAATTACAGATATATAACTAGCAATTATCCTGAAGTAGTATTTTGCCAAGGCAAAACAACAGATCAGTTAGTTAAAATTTTCAAAACTCTTTTAAAAAATAATAATTCTTTATTAGGTACTCGTATACCCAAAGATGTTTATGATGAAATTAAAAGTTTAATACCTGAATTAATGTATAATGAAACAGCTCAAATAATTTATAAAAAAAATCAAACTTTTAAAACTTCCGGCAATATAGCTGTAATAACTGCAGGTACTGCAGATATACCAGTTGCTGAAGAAGCAGCAGTATCACTAGAAGTTATGGGTGCAGAGGTTAACCGTGTATATGATGTTGGTGTTGCAGGTATACATAGGTTGTTTGATAAACTAGAATTAATAAATCAATCTTCGGTAATAATTGTTGTAGCTGGTATGGAAGGGGCACTTGCAAGTGTAGTTGGGGGCTTAACTCCAAAACCAGTGATAGCCGTACCCACAAGCATTGGATATGGGGCCAACTTTAATGGTTTATCGGCTCTTCTTAGCATGTTAAATTCTTGTGCGAACGGAGTTGGAGTGGTTAATATAGATAATGGATATGGAGCAGCTGCACTAGCTTTTTCGATTCTTAGGACAATTTCTCATGGATAA
- a CDS encoding HDOD domain-containing protein, translating to MDTIVKAVDHLPSLPHIVVQVIELTEDHNSTAQDINNVLNQDQGMTASVLKLANSAYYGFPRRISTVTDAIVLLGFRTVRSIVMAASVSDILNQDIEAYALEPGELWRHSQTSAMAARAIAKKAKFPALDLAYTGALLHDIGKVVLNDFLKQDYHKVIELVEHDGITFMEAEDKVLGFNHALVGAKVAEKWNLPAELVEAIQHHHIPEKAEVNQKLTAIVHLADFISISMGIGIGIDGMLQSVSSEPIEILNLNQLDIEKIISDLTDSIADEQSF from the coding sequence ATGGATACCATTGTAAAAGCTGTTGATCATTTACCATCTTTGCCACATATCGTTGTACAGGTAATAGAACTTACTGAAGACCACAACTCTACTGCACAAGATATTAATAATGTACTTAATCAAGACCAAGGAATGACAGCTAGTGTATTAAAACTGGCAAACTCAGCATACTATGGCTTTCCACGTAGAATTTCAACTGTAACTGATGCTATAGTATTGTTAGGTTTTAGGACTGTACGTAGTATTGTAATGGCAGCATCTGTTAGTGATATATTAAATCAAGATATAGAGGCTTATGCCTTAGAACCTGGTGAATTATGGCGACATTCACAGACTTCTGCTATGGCAGCAAGAGCAATAGCTAAAAAGGCTAAGTTTCCAGCCTTAGATTTAGCTTATACAGGTGCTCTTTTACATGATATTGGTAAAGTTGTTTTGAATGATTTTTTAAAACAAGATTATCATAAAGTTATTGAGTTAGTTGAGCATGATGGAATTACTTTTATGGAGGCAGAAGATAAAGTGCTTGGTTTTAATCATGCTTTAGTGGGAGCAAAAGTAGCCGAAAAGTGGAATTTACCAGCTGAACTAGTGGAAGCTATACAACATCATCATATTCCAGAAAAAGCAGAAGTAAACCAAAAGCTTACAGCTATTGTTCATCTAGCTGATTTTATTAGTATTTCAATGGGCATAGGAATAGGGATAGATGGAATGTTACAGTCAGTTTCTAGCGAGCCAATTGAAATACTTAACTTAAATCAACTAGATATAGAAAAAATTATTTCAGATCTCACAGATAGTATTGCTGATGAACAAAGTTTCTAA
- a CDS encoding thiamine pyrophosphate-dependent enzyme: protein MKIVAKRPESLTETRYHYCPGCTHGIIHRVVAECMDELNIREQTIGICPVGCAVMAYKYFNCDMIEAAHGRAPAIATGLKRTQPDNVIFTYQGDGDLASIGMAEIVHASARGENITVVFVNNAIYGMTGGQMAPTTLLGQVTSTSPYGRKIEQEGYPIRMAELLAQNEGSSYISRVAVNKPANVAKAKKSLKKAFNNQINKKGFSMVEILSTCPTNWGMNPLDALEWLEDKMIPYYPLGEFKVKED, encoded by the coding sequence ATGAAAATTGTAGCAAAAAGACCGGAAAGTTTAACAGAAACAAGATACCACTACTGTCCTGGTTGCACACATGGTATAATTCATAGAGTAGTAGCAGAATGCATGGATGAATTAAATATTAGAGAACAGACTATAGGAATATGTCCTGTAGGTTGTGCCGTAATGGCATATAAATATTTTAATTGTGATATGATAGAAGCTGCTCACGGCAGGGCACCAGCTATAGCTACGGGATTAAAAAGAACTCAACCTGATAATGTAATATTTACTTATCAAGGTGATGGTGATCTTGCATCAATAGGAATGGCTGAAATAGTTCATGCCTCTGCACGTGGTGAAAATATAACAGTTGTATTTGTGAATAATGCTATATATGGTATGACAGGTGGACAAATGGCTCCAACTACTTTATTGGGTCAAGTAACTTCAACCTCACCTTATGGAAGAAAAATTGAGCAAGAAGGTTATCCAATTAGAATGGCAGAATTATTAGCTCAGAACGAAGGTTCATCATATATTAGTAGAGTTGCAGTTAACAAGCCAGCTAATGTAGCTAAAGCTAAAAAATCATTAAAAAAAGCCTTTAATAATCAAATAAACAAAAAAGGATTCTCTATGGTAGAAATTTTATCTACCTGTCCAACAAACTGGGGTATGAATCCTCTTGACGCACTAGAGTGGCTAGAGGATAAAATGATACCATATTATCCATTAGGGGAATTTAAAGTTAAGGAGGATTAA
- a CDS encoding 3-methyl-2-oxobutanoate dehydrogenase subunit VorB, producing the protein MSKVLMKGNEALGEGALIAGCRSYFGYPITPSSEIAEYMAKKLPKLGGAFVQAESEVSAINMVYGASSAGKRVMTASSGPGISLKQEGISFLAEGELPSVIVNISRGGPGLGGIQPAQSDYFQATRGGGHGDYHIMVLAPASVQDMMDFAIEGFELADRYRIPVMLMAEGTLGQMMEPIIVREPVTDFYDKSWATTGCKGREPNIINTLHLPQDEIENRNIYLANKYKEIKANEKRAETFMTEDAELVVVAFGLMFRIVKRAVIEARKQGVKVGLIRPITLWPFPDEHIKKAAETAKRFLSIEISMGQMVEDIRLAVNGKVPVDFYGRIGMTPNPEEITQQLLLVAEKEGA; encoded by the coding sequence ATGAGCAAAGTGTTAATGAAAGGGAATGAAGCACTTGGAGAAGGTGCATTAATAGCAGGTTGTAGATCTTATTTTGGTTATCCAATTACACCATCTAGTGAAATTGCCGAATATATGGCAAAAAAACTACCTAAACTAGGAGGAGCATTTGTTCAGGCAGAAAGTGAGGTTTCTGCTATAAATATGGTATATGGAGCTTCTTCAGCTGGGAAAAGAGTAATGACAGCATCATCAGGTCCAGGAATAAGCTTGAAGCAAGAAGGAATATCCTTTTTAGCTGAAGGTGAACTACCTAGTGTTATTGTTAATATATCTAGAGGAGGTCCTGGATTAGGTGGAATTCAGCCTGCTCAATCTGATTATTTTCAAGCCACTAGAGGTGGAGGACATGGTGACTATCATATTATGGTCTTAGCTCCAGCAAGTGTACAAGATATGATGGATTTTGCTATTGAAGGTTTTGAGTTAGCTGATCGTTATCGTATTCCGGTTATGCTTATGGCTGAAGGGACTTTAGGTCAAATGATGGAGCCAATAATTGTTAGAGAACCAGTAACTGATTTTTATGATAAATCTTGGGCTACCACTGGATGTAAAGGTAGAGAACCTAATATAATTAATACACTTCATTTGCCACAAGATGAGATTGAAAATAGGAATATTTACTTAGCAAATAAATATAAAGAAATTAAGGCTAACGAAAAAAGAGCCGAAACATTTATGACTGAAGATGCAGAACTAGTTGTTGTTGCTTTTGGATTAATGTTTAGAATAGTAAAAAGGGCTGTAATTGAAGCTAGGAAACAAGGAGTAAAGGTTGGTTTAATAAGACCAATTACTTTATGGCCTTTCCCTGATGAGCATATCAAAAAGGCTGCTGAAACCGCGAAAAGATTCTTATCAATAGAAATTAGTATGGGACAAATGGTAGAAGATATTAGATTAGCTGTTAACGGCAAAGTACCAGTGGATTTTTATGGAAGAATAGGAATGACTCCTAATCCTGAAGAGATAACACAGCAATTATTGCTAGTTGCCGAAAAGGAGGGAGCATAA
- a CDS encoding 4Fe-4S binding protein → MPKGRVRFVAELCKACQLCVRFCPKDVLSLDKHIINVLGYHPVKAINPDDCNGCATCALMCPDLVITVERE, encoded by the coding sequence ATGCCGAAGGGAAGAGTTCGTTTTGTTGCTGAACTCTGTAAAGCATGTCAGCTTTGTGTTCGTTTTTGTCCTAAAGATGTCTTATCATTGGACAAGCATATCATCAACGTTTTAGGCTACCATCCGGTAAAAGCAATTAATCCAGATGATTGTAATGGGTGTGCAACTTGCGCACTGATGTGTCCGGATCTTGTTATTACGGTAGAAAGGGAGTGA
- a CDS encoding pseudouridine synthase, protein MRLSKYIAEAGLVSRRKAEELIDKGKVTVNGETILKQGIKINPSRDKIEVNGKLLKPEQKTYILLNKPSGYLSSVKDTHGRPTVLNLVKNIDARLYPVGRLDFDTEGLIILTNDGEFTNLMIHPKYKIRKKYKALIKGKINKEKIERLRKGVKLEDGITAPAKVNFIENIKDSSEIELTIHEGRKRQIKRMCKEVGHPLLKLERTAIEFLTTEGLKKGDYRKLKLHEINQLKKIAFKNL, encoded by the coding sequence GTGAGATTGTCTAAATATATAGCGGAAGCTGGTTTAGTATCACGAAGAAAAGCTGAGGAATTAATTGATAAAGGAAAGGTTACAGTAAATGGAGAGACGATACTAAAGCAGGGAATAAAGATTAATCCTAGTAGAGATAAAATAGAAGTTAATGGTAAATTATTAAAACCAGAACAGAAGACATATATTTTATTAAATAAACCATCAGGTTATTTGAGTAGTGTGAAAGACACACATGGTAGGCCAACTGTTTTAAACTTAGTGAAAAATATAGATGCTAGATTATACCCAGTCGGTAGACTTGATTTTGACACAGAGGGGCTAATAATTTTAACTAATGATGGTGAATTTACAAACCTTATGATTCATCCTAAATATAAAATAAGGAAGAAATACAAAGCTTTAATTAAAGGTAAAATAAACAAAGAAAAAATAGAAAGGCTTCGAAAAGGAGTGAAACTAGAAGACGGTATTACTGCACCTGCAAAGGTTAATTTTATAGAAAATATAAAAGATTCAAGTGAAATAGAACTAACTATCCACGAAGGAAGAAAACGTCAGATAAAGCGCATGTGTAAAGAGGTTGGGCATCCTCTATTAAAGCTTGAAAGAACTGCTATAGAATTTCTAACTACCGAAGGTTTGAAGAAAGGGGATTATAGAAAATTAAAATTGCATGAAATAAACCAACTAAAAAAAATAGCTTTTAAAAATCTATAA
- the folE gene encoding GTP cyclohydrolase I FolE: MNPKPINKQKIEEAIKMILDAIGEDPSREGLVDTPKRIANMYDEIFCGINNDPVELMEVCFTEHHDELVLVKDIALYSMCEHHLLPFYGKAHVAYVPKKGKIVGISKLARVTETYAKRPQLQERLTSQIANCINDTIDPFGVAVVIEAEHMCMTMRGVKKPGSLTVTSAVRGIFQTRPETRAEVFSLINKR, translated from the coding sequence ATGAATCCTAAACCAATTAATAAACAAAAAATTGAAGAAGCAATAAAAATGATATTAGATGCTATAGGAGAAGATCCATCTAGAGAAGGCCTAGTAGACACACCTAAAAGAATAGCAAATATGTATGACGAAATTTTTTGTGGTATAAATAATGATCCAGTTGAATTAATGGAAGTTTGTTTTACAGAACATCATGATGAATTAGTTTTAGTTAAAGATATTGCACTATATTCAATGTGCGAACATCACTTGCTGCCATTTTACGGAAAGGCTCATGTTGCTTACGTACCAAAAAAAGGCAAGATTGTAGGTATAAGTAAATTGGCCCGTGTTACAGAAACCTATGCTAAGCGACCTCAACTCCAAGAAAGATTAACCTCTCAAATAGCAAACTGTATAAATGATACTATTGACCCTTTTGGGGTAGCAGTTGTAATTGAAGCTGAACATATGTGTATGACTATGCGCGGAGTTAAGAAACCAGGCTCTCTTACAGTAACATCTGCTGTAAGAGGAATTTTTCAAACACGTCCTGAAACTAGAGCTGAAGTTTTCTCACTAATTAATAAAAGATAA
- a CDS encoding formate--tetrahydrofolate ligase, whose product MKSDIQIAQNAEMKPIADIASTIGLSENDIELYGKYKAKVTLDACERVKSNPSGKLVLVTAINPTPAGEGKTTTTVGLGQALNRIGKKTIIALREPSLGPSFGVKGGAAGGGYSQLLPMEDINLHFTGDIHAVSSAHNLLAALLDNSIHQGNPLNIDPRQIVFRRVMDLNERALRNIIVGLGGKVNGVPRESGFDISVASEVMAALCLANDLMDLKERFKRIVVAYTYDGEPVTAGDLKAEGSMALLMKDAIKPNLVQTLENTPAFVHGGPFANIAHGCNTVMATQLGIKLADYMITEAGFGADLGAEKFFNLKCRYGNLVPDAVVLVATARALKNHGGVAVSQLNEKNLEALSEGLTNLEKHLENLSKFGVPVVVAINEFPSDTPEEIDMIFERCKALGAEVALSRVWAEGGKGGEDLANKVVAAAEKDSTFNFLYEDELPISSKIEKVCKEIYGANAVTYSKDAQNMIEKFEELGYGNLPVCMAKTQFSFSDDPTLKGRPKDFDITVKDVKLSAGAGFIVALAGSIMTMPGLGKTPAAEKIDILPDGEIVGLF is encoded by the coding sequence ATGAAAAGTGATATTCAAATTGCTCAAAATGCAGAAATGAAACCAATTGCTGATATAGCCTCAACAATAGGTTTATCTGAAAATGATATTGAATTATATGGTAAGTATAAGGCTAAAGTTACTCTAGACGCATGTGAAAGAGTAAAATCAAATCCTTCTGGAAAACTTGTTTTAGTTACAGCTATAAATCCTACCCCTGCTGGAGAAGGTAAAACTACAACAACAGTTGGATTAGGACAAGCTCTTAATAGGATTGGAAAAAAGACAATTATTGCATTGCGCGAGCCTTCTTTAGGCCCTAGCTTTGGTGTTAAAGGTGGGGCAGCTGGTGGAGGATATTCTCAATTATTACCTATGGAAGATATAAACTTACACTTTACAGGTGATATACATGCTGTTAGTTCAGCACATAATTTGCTAGCCGCATTATTGGATAATAGCATTCATCAAGGTAATCCATTAAACATAGATCCTCGTCAAATAGTATTTAGAAGAGTAATGGATTTAAATGAAAGGGCTCTTAGAAATATTATTGTAGGTCTTGGAGGAAAAGTTAACGGTGTTCCAAGAGAATCAGGATTTGATATAAGTGTGGCATCAGAAGTCATGGCTGCTTTATGTTTAGCTAATGATTTAATGGATTTAAAAGAAAGATTTAAGAGAATAGTAGTTGCATATACTTATGATGGAGAACCAGTTACAGCAGGTGATTTAAAAGCTGAAGGTTCTATGGCACTTTTAATGAAAGATGCCATAAAACCTAACTTGGTACAAACATTAGAAAACACACCAGCATTTGTCCATGGTGGACCATTTGCTAATATAGCCCATGGTTGTAATACCGTAATGGCAACTCAGCTAGGAATAAAACTTGCAGATTACATGATTACTGAAGCTGGATTTGGAGCAGATTTAGGAGCGGAAAAATTCTTTAACTTAAAATGCCGTTATGGTAATTTAGTACCAGATGCAGTAGTATTAGTTGCTACAGCTAGAGCTCTTAAAAATCATGGTGGTGTTGCTGTAAGTCAATTGAATGAAAAGAACTTAGAAGCATTGTCAGAAGGTCTAACAAACCTAGAAAAACACTTAGAAAACCTAAGTAAATTTGGTGTTCCTGTTGTAGTTGCTATTAACGAATTCCCAAGTGATACACCAGAAGAAATAGACATGATTTTTGAAAGATGTAAGGCATTAGGAGCAGAAGTTGCCTTATCAAGAGTTTGGGCAGAAGGTGGAAAAGGTGGAGAAGATTTAGCGAATAAAGTTGTAGCAGCAGCAGAGAAGGACAGTACATTTAACTTCTTATATGAAGATGAATTACCAATATCATCTAAAATCGAAAAAGTATGTAAAGAAATATACGGTGCTAATGCAGTAACATATAGTAAAGATGCACAAAACATGATTGAAAAATTTGAAGAGCTAGGCTATGGAAATTTACCAGTTTGTATGGCTAAAACACAATTTTCTTTCTCTGATGATCCTACACTAAAAGGTAGACCAAAAGATTTTGATATTACAGTAAAAGATGTTAAGCTATCAGCTGGAGCAGGATTTATAGTAGCTTTAGCAGGTAGTATAATGACAATGCCAGGGTTAGGCAAAACCCCTGCCGCAGAAAAAATAGATATATTACCAGACGGGGAAATAGTAGGACTATTTTAA
- the larE gene encoding ATP-dependent sacrificial sulfur transferase LarE encodes MPKKTGKLEKLSNLKKIVQKLDSVILAYSGGLDSSFLLWVLSQEIKKDNLIAITCYSAITPSVEIKTAHKMTKYLGVNHFLVETPEIDCEDFMKNDLLRCYYCKRERFAFLYSLETHLDNPIILEGSQIDDLNDYRPGMKAIKEFNIKSPLIAADLNKNDIREISKVEGLPFANLETESCLATRIKTGQKIEINLLKKIEAAEQYIKELGINFIRVRINGDEARLELKPWDIDKAFLRRKKIIERLSVIGFEKISLDLYGYQE; translated from the coding sequence ATGCCAAAGAAAACTGGTAAATTAGAAAAACTTAGTAATTTAAAAAAAATAGTACAAAAGCTTGATTCAGTTATTTTAGCATATTCGGGCGGGTTAGATAGCTCATTCTTATTATGGGTATTATCACAAGAAATAAAAAAAGATAACTTAATAGCAATAACTTGCTATTCAGCTATTACTCCTTCTGTAGAAATAAAAACTGCACACAAAATGACAAAATACTTAGGTGTAAACCATTTTTTAGTAGAAACACCTGAGATAGATTGTGAAGATTTTATGAAAAATGACCTTTTACGTTGTTATTATTGCAAACGTGAAAGGTTTGCTTTTTTATACAGCTTAGAAACTCATTTAGATAACCCAATAATATTAGAAGGGTCACAAATTGATGACTTAAATGATTATAGGCCAGGGATGAAAGCAATAAAAGAATTTAATATAAAAAGTCCATTAATTGCAGCTGATTTGAATAAAAATGATATAAGGGAGATTAGTAAAGTAGAAGGATTACCATTTGCTAATTTAGAAACTGAATCATGTCTAGCTACACGAATTAAAACAGGACAGAAAATTGAAATTAATTTACTGAAAAAAATAGAAGCAGCTGAACAATATATTAAAGAATTAGGTATTAACTTTATACGGGTAAGGATTAATGGTGATGAAGCTAGGTTAGAATTAAAACCTTGGGATATTGATAAAGCATTTTTAAGAAGAAAAAAGATAATTGAAAGATTAAGTGTTATTGGGTTTGAAAAAATATCTTTAGATCTTTATGGATATCAGGAGTAG
- a CDS encoding ADP-ribosylglycohydrolase family protein — MSINDKAMGAILGLACGDALGAQIEGYHKAEIKNNFGQVTDIRENENIELLINNANDEKSLNFLQRKLKQKRMPGIYTDDTQQALILCECFNLYRNVDLSFIANQYIKFAKFKPNYEFGLFRGVGPGFVQAVSNLMQFTPYDVSGVNSAGNGAAMRIAPVGIFYHDNLDMQQKAVIDISLLTHRDIRGIAAACIISYSISYLINSTNNFSIFNFLQSLYSFVYNTEEYMVANYPTIMWDLETKHQVSKAIKLVEQLMDLDYNTAIEHIDKLAASTSNNPNCNHTSPFVLGSVLFSLYHFIKTKDNLENSIIKAVNEGGDTDTIGAMVGCLCGALHGAKEIPDRWTKALLNCNFLKSIGKELMDSLPEYSNNETLYENEKKLCNFEKNYRLKYINLLNQRLGL; from the coding sequence ATGAGTATTAATGATAAAGCCATGGGAGCAATTTTAGGATTAGCATGTGGTGATGCCTTAGGTGCTCAAATAGAAGGCTATCATAAAGCTGAAATAAAAAATAATTTTGGTCAGGTAACTGATATTAGAGAGAATGAAAATATAGAATTACTAATAAATAATGCCAATGACGAAAAATCTTTAAATTTTTTACAAAGGAAATTAAAACAAAAACGTATGCCAGGTATTTATACTGATGATACTCAACAAGCACTAATTCTCTGTGAATGTTTTAATTTATATAGAAATGTTGATCTTTCTTTTATAGCTAATCAATATATTAAATTTGCAAAATTTAAACCTAATTACGAATTTGGTTTGTTCCGCGGTGTAGGACCTGGCTTTGTCCAGGCTGTTTCCAACCTTATGCAATTTACTCCTTATGATGTTTCTGGAGTGAATAGTGCTGGAAATGGGGCAGCAATGCGTATTGCTCCCGTTGGAATTTTTTATCATGATAACCTTGATATGCAACAAAAAGCTGTTATTGATATTAGTCTATTAACACATCGTGATATACGTGGTATTGCCGCAGCTTGTATTATTTCGTATTCAATAAGTTATCTAATTAACAGCACAAATAATTTTTCTATATTTAATTTTTTGCAATCACTTTATTCTTTTGTTTATAATACTGAAGAATATATGGTTGCTAATTACCCCACTATTATGTGGGATTTAGAAACAAAGCATCAAGTATCAAAAGCAATCAAACTAGTTGAACAACTTATGGATTTAGATTATAATACTGCAATTGAGCATATAGATAAATTAGCAGCATCAACTAGTAATAACCCTAATTGTAACCATACTAGTCCTTTTGTCTTAGGATCAGTATTGTTTAGTTTATATCATTTTATAAAAACTAAGGACAATTTAGAAAACAGTATTATTAAAGCGGTAAATGAAGGTGGCGATACTGATACGATAGGAGCAATGGTTGGTTGTTTATGTGGTGCACTTCATGGAGCTAAAGAAATTCCAGATCGGTGGACAAAAGCACTATTAAATTGTAATTTTTTAAAATCTATAGGAAAAGAATTAATGGATAGTTTACCAGAATATTCTAATAATGAAACTCTATATGAAAATGAAAAAAAGTTATGTAATTTCGAAAAAAATTACAGATTAAAGTATATAAACTTGCTAAACCAACGACTAGGTTTATAA
- a CDS encoding nicotinate-nucleotide--dimethylbenzimidazole phosphoribosyltransferase — protein MNPIKNIGLGKINEIKDILKKHNCSNINNYCVVVFAGDNGISYEHTSSYTPFSSHEIVLKHLNKKSPTSFFLNRINKREYIVDIGLSTTVNNNEIIYKNIKKGTKNFLYEDALTKEEVIQAIKIGEKVWDTIYGTNFDIIGVGEIGVGDTICASAVVSSFLKVSPQKVVGRGSSDNKVLDKKNDIIKKALKIRTPNSNNIVDILARFGGLELASLVGFISKAAEKQTFIMLDGFVTTVAALLAVEVDNRCLKYLIASNLTEEIGHQIILKKLNIKPLIDLDLNYGEGLGSSIALFLAEMVTGINEFKL, from the coding sequence TTGAATCCTATTAAAAATATAGGTTTAGGAAAAATAAACGAAATAAAAGATATATTAAAAAAGCATAACTGCAGTAATATAAATAATTATTGTGTAGTTGTTTTTGCAGGTGATAATGGAATAAGTTATGAACATACAAGTAGTTATACCCCTTTTAGTTCACACGAAATAGTATTAAAGCACCTAAACAAAAAATCTCCTACTAGCTTCTTTTTAAATAGAATTAATAAAAGAGAATATATTGTTGATATAGGGCTATCAACTACTGTTAACAATAATGAAATAATTTATAAAAATATAAAAAAAGGTACCAAAAACTTTTTGTATGAAGATGCATTAACAAAAGAAGAAGTAATTCAAGCAATTAAAATAGGAGAAAAAGTATGGGATACAATATATGGTACAAATTTTGATATAATAGGAGTAGGGGAGATAGGTGTTGGTGATACAATATGTGCTTCGGCTGTTGTTTCATCTTTTTTGAAAGTATCACCGCAAAAAGTAGTTGGTAGAGGTTCATCGGATAATAAAGTATTAGATAAAAAAAACGATATTATAAAAAAAGCCTTAAAAATACGAACTCCTAATTCGAATAATATAGTAGATATTTTAGCTCGATTTGGAGGGCTAGAATTAGCAAGTTTAGTAGGATTTATATCAAAAGCAGCTGAAAAACAAACATTTATAATGTTAGATGGTTTTGTTACAACCGTAGCTGCCTTATTAGCGGTTGAAGTTGACAATAGGTGTTTAAAATATCTTATTGCTTCAAATCTAACTGAAGAAATTGGTCATCAAATTATACTAAAAAAGTTAAATATAAAACCACTGATCGATTTAGACCTCAACTATGGAGAAGGATTAGGATCATCTATTGCTCTATTCTTGGCGGAAATGGTTACAGGTATTAACGAATTTAAATTATAA